The Megalobrama amblycephala isolate DHTTF-2021 linkage group LG7, ASM1881202v1, whole genome shotgun sequence genome window below encodes:
- the LOC125271149 gene encoding tumor necrosis factor ligand superfamily member 14 isoform X3, whose translation MKNKVFVVDSQAFPRQVPIRLDVPRLTLVYLLLAVALLGVFIEAGFICHLYSKQVISPDIQKVEYIKGEKDSVPSEHDFNEIVPGKKPKAESIPAAKADDKPAAFLQSSSTESASNGVLLWKSEGYPMFQKGLDYKNNSLYVQQDGYYYIFSKISHLDNCEFFKHTVMQRSDIYNNEPILLMQNSRYSCSSNKPQGMGKWGNSYLGGVFHLNKGDSVFVTVNNSSLVQSNGFENFFGAFMI comes from the exons ATGAAAAATAAG GTGTTCGTGGTGGACAGCCAGGCGTTCCCGCGCCAGGTGCCCATCAGGCTGGACGTCCCGCGGCTCACCTTAGTCTACCTGCTGCTGGCCGTGGCCCTGCTGGGCGTCTTCATCGAAGCTGGATTCATCTGTCATCTCTACAGCAAACAAGTG ATTTCTCCAGATATCCAGAAAGTGGAATATATAAAA GGAGAGAAGGACTCAGTTCCCAGTGAACATG ATTTTAATGAAATTGTACCTGGAAAAAAACCCAAAGCTGAGAGCATACCTGCAGCCAAAGCTGATGACAAACCTGCAGCATTTCTGCAAA gcTCTTCGACCGAGTCTGCAAGCAACGGCGTCCTGCTCTGGAAGTCAGAAGGCTATCCAATGTTCCAGAAGGGTCTGGACTACAAGAACAACAGTCTGTACGTCCAGCAGGATGGTTACTATTACATCTTCTCCAAGATCTCCCACCTGGATAACTGTGAATTCTTCAAACATACAGTCATGCAGCGCTCGGACATCTACAACAACGAGCCCATCCTGCTGATGCAGAACTCCAGGTACTCC TGCAGCTCCAATAAACCCCAGGGGATGGGAAAGTGGGGCAACAGCTACCTGGGCGGCGTCTTCCACCTGAATAAAGGAGACAGTGTGTTTGTTACGGTCAATAACAGCTCGCTGGTGCAGAGTAATGGATTTGAGAACTTCTTTGGTGCCTTCATGATCTGA
- the LOC125271149 gene encoding tumor necrosis factor ligand superfamily member 14 isoform X2, with translation MTDAGESVNKDAKEPCPQVFVVDSQAFPRQVPIRLDVPRLTLVYLLLAVALLGVFIEAGFICHLYSKQVISPDIQKVEYIKGEKDSVPSEHDFNEIVPGKKPKAESIPAAKADDKPAAFLQSSSTESASNGVLLWKSEGYPMFQKGLDYKNNSLYVQQDGYYYIFSKISHLDNCEFFKHTVMQRSDIYNNEPILLMQNSRYCSSNKPQGMGKWGNSYLGGVFHLNKGDSVFVTVNNSSLVQSNGFENFFGAFMI, from the exons ATGACGGACGCAGGTGAGAGCGTGAATAAAGACGCAAAGGAGCCCTGTCCTCAGGTGTTCGTGGTGGACAGCCAGGCGTTCCCGCGCCAGGTGCCCATCAGGCTGGACGTCCCGCGGCTCACCTTAGTCTACCTGCTGCTGGCCGTGGCCCTGCTGGGCGTCTTCATCGAAGCTGGATTCATCTGTCATCTCTACAGCAAACAAGTG ATTTCTCCAGATATCCAGAAAGTGGAATATATAAAA GGAGAGAAGGACTCAGTTCCCAGTGAACATG ATTTTAATGAAATTGTACCTGGAAAAAAACCCAAAGCTGAGAGCATACCTGCAGCCAAAGCTGATGACAAACCTGCAGCATTTCTGCAAA gcTCTTCGACCGAGTCTGCAAGCAACGGCGTCCTGCTCTGGAAGTCAGAAGGCTATCCAATGTTCCAGAAGGGTCTGGACTACAAGAACAACAGTCTGTACGTCCAGCAGGATGGTTACTATTACATCTTCTCCAAGATCTCCCACCTGGATAACTGTGAATTCTTCAAACATACAGTCATGCAGCGCTCGGACATCTACAACAACGAGCCCATCCTGCTGATGCAGAACTCCAG GTACTGCAGCTCCAATAAACCCCAGGGGATGGGAAAGTGGGGCAACAGCTACCTGGGCGGCGTCTTCCACCTGAATAAAGGAGACAGTGTGTTTGTTACGGTCAATAACAGCTCGCTGGTGCAGAGTAATGGATTTGAGAACTTCTTTGGTGCCTTCATGATCTGA
- the tmed1b gene encoding transmembrane emp24 domain-containing protein 1b, protein MDDVRRMCVPLLAVFIGAVNAFSPTDSEFTFLLPAASKECFYQSAIQNGSIEIEYQVIAGAGMDVDFSIVSPQGIYLVSEFRRSDGVHMVEPSEAGDYQICFDNTFSRFSEKMVFFEVILDNPSNDAGGDDEWAGLGEPENLLEYKLDDIKESMETVHRRLERSRQMQTVLRAFEARDRNLLEDNLWRVSFWSCVNMLVMLSVGLTQVYTLRRLFDDKRRVYS, encoded by the exons ATGGATGATGTGCGGAGGATGTGCGTGCCTCTTCTCGCGGTGTTTATCGGCGCGGTGAACGCGTTCAGCCCCACGGACAGCGAGTTCACGTTTCTGCTGCCAGCTGCCAGCAAAGAGTGTTTCTACCAGAGCGCCATTCAGAACGGCAGCATCGAGATCGAGTACCAG GtgatcgctggagcaggtatGGATGTGGATTTCTCCATCGTTTCTCCTCAGGGGATCTACTTGGTCTCGGAGTTTCGTCGTTCAGACGGCGTTCATAT GGTGGAGCCCTCAGAGGCGGGAGACTATCAGATCTGCTTCGACAACACCTTCAGCAGGTTCTCCGAGAAGATGGTGTTCTTCGAGGTCATCCTGGACAACCCGTCCAATGACGCGGGAGGGGACGACGAGTGGGCGGGGCTTGGAGAGCCAGAGAACCTATTAGAGTACAAGCTGGATGACATAAAG GAGTCGATGGAGACGGTTCACCGGCGGCTGGAGCGCAGTCGTCAGATGCAGACGGTCCTGCGGGCGTTCGAGGCTCGCGACCGAAACCTGCTGGAGGACAACCTGTGGCGGGTCTCCTTCTGGTCCTGTGTCAACATGCTGGTCATGCTGAGCGTGGGGCTCACTCAGGTCTACACCCTCCGACGGCTGTTCGACGACAAGCGGAGAGTCTACTCCTAA
- the LOC125271149 gene encoding tumor necrosis factor ligand superfamily member 14 isoform X1, with protein MTDAGESVNKDAKEPCPQVFVVDSQAFPRQVPIRLDVPRLTLVYLLLAVALLGVFIEAGFICHLYSKQVISPDIQKVEYIKGEKDSVPSEHDFNEIVPGKKPKAESIPAAKADDKPAAFLQSSSTESASNGVLLWKSEGYPMFQKGLDYKNNSLYVQQDGYYYIFSKISHLDNCEFFKHTVMQRSDIYNNEPILLMQNSRYSCSSNKPQGMGKWGNSYLGGVFHLNKGDSVFVTVNNSSLVQSNGFENFFGAFMI; from the exons ATGACGGACGCAGGTGAGAGCGTGAATAAAGACGCAAAGGAGCCCTGTCCTCAGGTGTTCGTGGTGGACAGCCAGGCGTTCCCGCGCCAGGTGCCCATCAGGCTGGACGTCCCGCGGCTCACCTTAGTCTACCTGCTGCTGGCCGTGGCCCTGCTGGGCGTCTTCATCGAAGCTGGATTCATCTGTCATCTCTACAGCAAACAAGTG ATTTCTCCAGATATCCAGAAAGTGGAATATATAAAA GGAGAGAAGGACTCAGTTCCCAGTGAACATG ATTTTAATGAAATTGTACCTGGAAAAAAACCCAAAGCTGAGAGCATACCTGCAGCCAAAGCTGATGACAAACCTGCAGCATTTCTGCAAA gcTCTTCGACCGAGTCTGCAAGCAACGGCGTCCTGCTCTGGAAGTCAGAAGGCTATCCAATGTTCCAGAAGGGTCTGGACTACAAGAACAACAGTCTGTACGTCCAGCAGGATGGTTACTATTACATCTTCTCCAAGATCTCCCACCTGGATAACTGTGAATTCTTCAAACATACAGTCATGCAGCGCTCGGACATCTACAACAACGAGCCCATCCTGCTGATGCAGAACTCCAGGTACTCC TGCAGCTCCAATAAACCCCAGGGGATGGGAAAGTGGGGCAACAGCTACCTGGGCGGCGTCTTCCACCTGAATAAAGGAGACAGTGTGTTTGTTACGGTCAATAACAGCTCGCTGGTGCAGAGTAATGGATTTGAGAACTTCTTTGGTGCCTTCATGATCTGA